A genome region from Hymenobacter tibetensis includes the following:
- a CDS encoding RNA polymerase sigma factor, with translation MARAPRLKVRLLVPRSAWDDQALVRAMSEGDARAFAEVYERYWYQLLETAYRKLNSREAAEEVVQDVFTALWHKRQTNHIQHLKSYLFTAVRYRIIDSIKLRLSETGYLHYSRTHLPKPDHSTEDTIAAHDLTGALEASLTQLPEHTRQVFLMSRFEHQTVPEIAGHLNLSRKTVEYHLTRALKLLRVSLRDFIALVLVYLW, from the coding sequence ATGGCACGCGCGCCGCGGCTAAAGGTGAGGCTGCTTGTGCCCCGCAGCGCGTGGGACGATCAAGCTCTGGTACGCGCCATGAGTGAGGGCGACGCGCGGGCCTTTGCCGAAGTGTACGAGCGATATTGGTATCAGTTGCTGGAAACGGCGTACCGCAAGCTCAATTCGCGGGAAGCCGCCGAAGAAGTGGTGCAAGACGTGTTTACGGCGCTCTGGCACAAGCGCCAGACCAACCACATTCAGCACCTTAAAAGCTACCTGTTCACAGCCGTCCGCTACCGCATCATCGATAGTATCAAGTTGCGCCTCTCCGAAACCGGCTACCTGCACTACAGCCGCACCCATCTCCCGAAGCCCGACCACAGCACCGAAGACACCATAGCCGCCCACGACTTAACGGGGGCTTTGGAAGCGAGCTTGACGCAACTGCCAGAACACACGCGGCAAGTGTTTCTAATGAGCCGGTTCGAGCACCAAACCGTGCCCGAAATAGCCGGCCACCTCAACCTCTCCCGCAAAACTGTGGAGTACCACCTGACGCGCGCGCTCAAGCTGCTCCGCGTTAGTTTGCGCGATTTTATTGCCCTGGTGCTCGTGTATCTCTGGTAG
- a CDS encoding FecR family protein: MDQTDLRDILERYQQGTCTAEEKRLVENWYQALGNERELQLTPEEQETVRLNLWNRIAEQTIATEEDNPEDRSWLAAPAARWAAAAVLALGLGLGAQQFWPAAKPKVAGPTTAAVQWVVYPNTGQQVVGITLPDSSRVQLSPGSQLKYPRTFGAKQRPVYLVGKAFFKVQRDTTRPFQVYTAQMLTTVLGTSFTVQAYQGQKKAVVEVKTGRVRVSPRVVANASVSKALPAAIVVLPNQQAVYSPERQQLQRELVAQPVQLKSQSFVFDDRPVPEVLTALEQAYGVHIVFDSKALANCTVTLALRNKSLYGKLDVLCKTLGATYEEVNAQILFHGPGCQGS; encoded by the coding sequence ATGGATCAGACAGATTTACGGGATATACTAGAACGATATCAGCAGGGAACATGCACTGCGGAAGAAAAGCGCTTGGTGGAAAACTGGTATCAGGCACTAGGCAACGAGCGAGAATTACAGTTGACGCCAGAAGAACAGGAAACGGTTCGGCTGAACCTCTGGAATCGGATTGCGGAACAAACTATAGCTACCGAGGAGGATAACCCCGAAGACCGGTCGTGGCTGGCGGCGCCCGCTGCGCGATGGGCCGCGGCAGCCGTACTGGCACTAGGCTTAGGGCTAGGAGCCCAACAATTCTGGCCGGCTGCCAAACCGAAAGTAGCTGGCCCCACAACGGCGGCAGTGCAGTGGGTGGTGTATCCCAACACCGGCCAGCAGGTGGTTGGTATCACATTGCCCGACAGCAGCCGGGTGCAGCTTTCGCCGGGTAGCCAATTGAAGTACCCGCGCACGTTTGGGGCCAAACAGCGGCCAGTGTATTTGGTGGGCAAAGCCTTTTTCAAGGTGCAGCGGGATACCACGCGTCCATTCCAAGTATATACCGCCCAAATGCTAACCACCGTGCTCGGAACTAGCTTCACAGTGCAAGCCTACCAAGGGCAAAAAAAGGCGGTAGTGGAAGTGAAAACCGGACGGGTCCGCGTGAGTCCGCGCGTGGTAGCGAATGCATCTGTCAGCAAAGCCCTGCCGGCTGCCATTGTGGTGCTGCCCAATCAGCAGGCGGTATACTCGCCTGAGCGCCAGCAACTACAGCGCGAATTGGTGGCCCAACCGGTACAGTTGAAGTCGCAGTCGTTTGTGTTCGACGACCGGCCGGTGCCGGAAGTGCTGACGGCGCTCGAACAAGCTTACGGCGTGCACATCGTGTTCGACAGCAAGGCGTTGGCTAACTGTACCGTAACGTTGGCACTGCGTAATAAGTCGCTGTACGGCAAGCTCGATGTGCTCTGCAAAACGCTAGGCGCCACATACGAAGAAGTGAATGCACAAATCCTGTTTCACGGACCCGGCTGCCAAGGTAGCTAG
- a CDS encoding SusC/RagA family TonB-linked outer membrane protein — protein MIPLLPHSPSGRFLRRVVFAQTLGITLLSTVSLASPHPSKAQDFLEQPITLQTRNQPMYAVLNKIESQSDVRFQYSKQLIGASRRVSITATDEPLAEVLHKLLDPLHIKYEAVEDDIILKPLTTADINVTGRVLDETGSGLPGVNVVVKGTSNGTQTGPDGTFTLTAPDNATLVFSFVGYTAQEVAVGGRTTVDVTMAPDTKALSEVVVVGYGTQSRRDVTGAVARVEGDEIVNQPVQTPTQALQGKIAGVQITTNGAPNSQPTVRIRGTGTLLAGANPLYVVDGVQTTDIRNLSNADIETIDVLKDASAAAIYGVRGANGVIIITTKKGKLGKPVLSYSATGGFKQAARLVDMADANQYVNYLRDTSPTTTIPDFSGSTDWYDEILRRSTYQNHNLAVSGASENVRYYFSGNLLQDDGIVINNKFQRLTVRSNTAFDLSDKVTISSQASFSHADARDVNIATAYGNAYRAAPIIPSKVGNLYGNTSAFGNVGNPVLDIEQNNNKLIENRLQGNVGIDVKPVTWLTFRSAINVDLNALNRRVYDYQYLNDQNTFLTTGGNQRNQRSNLTITKEDRYRYLWENTATFQKTFNDQHNLTVLVGQVVEEGQFTPFSASRRDVPADPNQWYLNAGDPNTAVNGFVDPLDPDPFLPAKDRRISFLGRVNYAFKDRYLFTTNLRRDATSKFNQDRRNGFFPSVGLGWVVSDEAFLQDNSVLNFLKLRASFGQLGNDQIPANSYVVTANSNIPYVINGQPVLGATITQLKDRDVRWETTTEYDLAVEFGLLDNRLTGELTYYDKTTSDALIPVTIPGILGDPDNQYITNAADITNKGIEAGLNWRSSIGGSADWSYNFGANATFNKNRIANLNGGQALFGGTNLVTRSDNGVAAGSFYLLEAIGVYQTADEIANSPRSTFGTPQVGDLKYADTDGNGVIDLLDRRYFGSYQPPVYYGINGGLNYRNVDFSFVLSGNLNNKVYNAKKQLRTTGTDNVEADFANDRWTATNPSNTNPRSIPSSLPNSTYFLESGDFMRLTNLVVGYTVPGTALERFRLSSLRVFASAQNLFTITNYSGFTPELAGGPLDSGIEATSYPISRVITLGLNVNFK, from the coding sequence ATGATTCCCTTATTACCCCATTCCCCTTCCGGCCGCTTCCTGCGGCGCGTGGTGTTCGCCCAAACGCTCGGCATCACGCTGCTGAGCACCGTTAGTTTGGCTTCGCCGCACCCTTCCAAGGCCCAAGATTTCTTGGAGCAGCCCATTACGCTGCAAACCCGCAACCAGCCTATGTACGCGGTGCTGAACAAGATTGAAAGCCAATCGGATGTGCGGTTTCAGTACAGCAAGCAGCTGATTGGCGCTAGCCGGCGCGTGTCGATAACGGCCACCGATGAGCCGCTGGCCGAGGTGCTGCACAAACTGCTCGACCCACTGCACATCAAGTACGAGGCCGTAGAAGACGACATCATTCTCAAGCCGTTGACTACCGCAGACATCAACGTGACCGGCCGGGTGCTCGACGAAACCGGCTCGGGCTTGCCCGGCGTGAACGTGGTAGTGAAAGGCACTTCCAACGGCACCCAAACCGGCCCCGACGGCACTTTTACCCTCACCGCCCCCGACAATGCCACCCTGGTGTTTTCGTTTGTGGGCTATACCGCGCAGGAAGTGGCCGTGGGTGGCCGCACCACCGTCGATGTGACTATGGCCCCCGATACCAAGGCGCTCAGTGAAGTGGTGGTAGTGGGCTACGGCACGCAAAGCCGGCGCGACGTAACCGGGGCCGTTGCTCGCGTGGAAGGCGACGAAATTGTGAATCAGCCGGTGCAAACGCCCACGCAAGCCTTGCAGGGCAAAATAGCGGGCGTGCAAATCACCACCAACGGCGCGCCTAATTCGCAGCCCACGGTGCGCATCCGGGGTACGGGTACTTTGCTGGCCGGCGCCAATCCGCTCTATGTAGTGGACGGAGTGCAAACCACCGACATCCGCAACCTAAGCAACGCCGACATCGAAACCATCGACGTGCTGAAAGATGCTTCGGCGGCCGCTATTTACGGGGTGCGCGGGGCCAATGGTGTTATCATCATCACCACCAAGAAAGGCAAGCTCGGCAAGCCAGTACTAAGCTACAGCGCCACCGGCGGCTTCAAGCAAGCCGCCCGCCTCGTGGACATGGCCGACGCCAACCAGTACGTGAACTACCTGCGCGACACGTCGCCGACCACGACCATTCCCGACTTCTCGGGCTCTACCGATTGGTACGACGAGATTCTGCGCCGCAGCACCTACCAGAACCACAATCTGGCCGTATCCGGGGCCAGTGAGAATGTGCGCTACTACTTCTCGGGCAACTTGCTGCAGGACGATGGCATCGTCATCAACAACAAGTTTCAGCGCCTAACCGTCCGTTCCAACACGGCATTCGACTTGTCAGATAAAGTCACAATTAGCTCGCAGGCCTCGTTTAGCCACGCTGATGCGCGCGACGTGAACATCGCCACGGCTTACGGCAATGCCTACCGGGCGGCGCCCATCATCCCCTCGAAAGTGGGCAACTTGTACGGCAACACCTCGGCGTTCGGCAACGTAGGCAACCCGGTGCTCGATATCGAGCAGAACAACAACAAGCTGATCGAAAACCGCTTGCAAGGCAACGTGGGCATTGATGTGAAACCCGTCACGTGGTTGACGTTCCGTTCGGCCATCAATGTGGACTTGAACGCGCTGAACCGCCGCGTGTACGACTACCAGTACCTCAACGATCAGAACACCTTCCTGACCACCGGCGGCAACCAGCGCAACCAGCGCAGCAACCTCACCATCACGAAAGAGGACCGGTACCGCTACTTGTGGGAAAACACGGCCACGTTCCAAAAGACCTTCAACGACCAGCACAACCTGACCGTGTTGGTTGGGCAGGTGGTGGAAGAAGGCCAGTTCACGCCCTTCTCGGCTTCGCGTCGGGATGTGCCCGCCGACCCCAACCAGTGGTACTTGAACGCCGGCGACCCGAACACGGCCGTCAACGGCTTCGTCGATCCGCTCGACCCCGACCCGTTTTTGCCAGCCAAGGACCGTCGCATCTCGTTTTTGGGACGCGTCAACTATGCGTTCAAGGATCGGTACCTGTTCACGACCAACCTGCGCCGCGACGCAACGTCTAAGTTCAACCAGGACCGGCGCAATGGCTTTTTCCCTTCAGTCGGATTAGGGTGGGTGGTTTCTGATGAGGCTTTTCTGCAAGACAACAGCGTGCTGAACTTCCTGAAGCTGCGCGCCAGTTTCGGCCAGCTCGGCAACGACCAGATTCCAGCCAACTCGTACGTCGTGACGGCCAATTCCAACATTCCCTACGTCATCAATGGGCAGCCGGTGCTTGGCGCGACCATCACGCAGCTCAAGGACCGAGATGTGCGGTGGGAAACCACAACGGAGTACGATTTGGCCGTGGAATTTGGCTTGCTCGATAACCGTCTGACCGGCGAGTTGACGTACTACGACAAGACCACTTCCGACGCGCTTATTCCGGTGACCATCCCGGGCATTCTCGGTGACCCCGACAACCAGTACATCACCAACGCCGCCGACATCACCAACAAGGGCATTGAGGCAGGTTTGAACTGGCGTTCCAGCATTGGGGGCAGCGCCGACTGGAGTTACAACTTTGGGGCGAATGCCACCTTCAACAAAAACCGCATTGCCAACCTGAACGGCGGGCAGGCCCTGTTTGGCGGCACCAACCTTGTGACCCGCTCCGACAACGGCGTGGCGGCCGGTAGCTTCTATCTGCTCGAAGCCATTGGCGTGTATCAAACGGCCGACGAAATTGCTAATTCGCCTCGCTCTACCTTCGGTACGCCACAGGTAGGCGACTTGAAGTACGCCGACACCGACGGCAACGGGGTAATTGACTTGCTGGACCGCCGCTACTTTGGTTCGTACCAGCCGCCGGTGTACTACGGCATCAATGGCGGGCTCAACTACCGCAACGTGGACTTTTCGTTTGTGTTGTCGGGCAACCTCAACAACAAGGTCTATAACGCCAAGAAGCAGTTGCGCACCACCGGCACCGACAACGTGGAAGCCGACTTCGCCAACGACCGGTGGACGGCCACCAACCCCTCCAATACCAACCCACGGTCCATTCCGAGCAGCCTGCCCAACTCCACGTATTTCCTGGAGTCCGGCGACTTTATGCGGCTAACCAACTTGGTAGTGGGCTACACGGTGCCGGGCACGGCGCTGGAGCGGTTCCGGTTGAGTTCGTTGCGGGTGTTTGCCTCGGCCCAAAACCTGTTCACCATCACCAACTACAGCGGCTTCACGCCGGAGCTGGCGGGTGGTCCGCTCGATTCGGGTATCGAAGCCACTTCCTATCCCATTAGCCGCGTGATTACGCTCGGGCTGAATGTCAACTTCAAATAA
- a CDS encoding RagB/SusD family nutrient uptake outer membrane protein gives MSFQLPTSFSRRTGTAALALTLALFSSCNDYLDVAPQGQLSEDAIRTDPAAAQKLVDGVYNVLYLGGFGPDVHSFQFIILTDIASDDTDKGSTPNDYADAAAVDNFTLTSTNSVINNVWNGHFQAISRANQALDKIPLSPAPEATKNQLLGEVRFLRAYFYFNLVRLYGGVPLLDRVPATSEINNPEFQRRATAEEIYQFIVSDLQFAADNLAPKSTAQTGRTTKAAAQAMLAKVYLYQKNYQQAYALTNEIIQGRSGAYALYPNYADVWRTPGANSSESIFEIQTGVNAACNNSAVSIYTVCQGPRSGGRGGWADLGFGFNTPTQDLANAYEPNDVRRAGSIIFINPTAPAGQRSTGTVLWDGFRIPSKDSVEGLRYSYKAYHSRTREANCGNNDYLPKNVRILRYADVLLINAEAALQIGNTGAAATSLNLVRTRAGLPSITSPTLAQIWRERRVELALEQDRFFDLVRQESVQPGRIVPIFAAQGKTFTKGKNEIYPIPQAQIDLSGGQLTQNPGY, from the coding sequence ATGTCTTTCCAACTTCCCACTTCTTTCTCGCGCCGTACCGGCACGGCGGCTTTAGCACTCACGTTGGCGCTGTTTAGCAGTTGCAACGACTACCTCGACGTGGCGCCGCAGGGCCAACTCAGCGAAGACGCCATTCGGACCGACCCCGCCGCCGCCCAAAAGCTGGTGGACGGCGTGTACAACGTGCTGTACCTGGGCGGTTTCGGCCCCGATGTGCACAGCTTTCAGTTCATCATCCTGACCGATATTGCCTCCGACGACACCGACAAAGGCAGTACTCCCAACGACTATGCCGACGCCGCCGCCGTCGACAACTTCACGCTGACTTCCACCAACAGCGTTATCAACAACGTTTGGAACGGGCACTTTCAGGCTATATCGCGCGCCAATCAGGCCCTCGACAAGATTCCGCTGAGTCCCGCCCCGGAGGCCACCAAAAATCAGTTGCTCGGAGAAGTACGCTTTTTGCGCGCGTACTTCTACTTCAATTTGGTGCGGCTTTACGGGGGTGTGCCGTTACTCGACCGGGTGCCGGCTACTTCGGAAATCAACAACCCGGAGTTTCAGCGCCGAGCCACTGCCGAGGAGATATATCAGTTCATTGTGAGTGACTTGCAATTTGCAGCGGATAATCTAGCGCCTAAATCAACCGCTCAAACGGGCCGGACCACCAAAGCCGCCGCGCAAGCCATGCTGGCCAAGGTGTACTTGTATCAGAAAAACTACCAGCAGGCCTACGCCCTGACCAACGAGATTATCCAGGGCCGTTCGGGAGCCTACGCGCTGTACCCGAACTACGCCGACGTATGGCGCACACCGGGCGCCAACAGCTCGGAATCTATCTTCGAGATACAGACGGGCGTTAACGCCGCCTGCAACAACTCGGCGGTCAGCATTTACACCGTGTGCCAGGGTCCGCGCTCCGGCGGCCGCGGCGGGTGGGCCGATTTAGGCTTTGGCTTCAACACGCCCACGCAAGATTTGGCTAATGCCTACGAACCCAACGACGTGCGCCGGGCCGGCTCTATCATTTTCATCAATCCTACTGCTCCGGCTGGTCAGCGTTCCACGGGCACGGTGCTTTGGGACGGATTCCGCATCCCGAGCAAGGACTCAGTGGAAGGCTTGCGCTACAGCTACAAAGCCTACCACAGCCGCACCCGCGAAGCCAACTGCGGCAACAACGACTACCTGCCCAAGAACGTCCGGATCCTGCGCTACGCCGATGTGCTGCTCATCAACGCCGAAGCGGCTTTGCAAATCGGTAACACCGGAGCCGCCGCTACCAGCCTGAACCTGGTGCGCACTCGTGCCGGCCTACCGAGCATCACTTCGCCCACGCTCGCGCAAATCTGGCGGGAGCGGCGGGTGGAGTTAGCTCTGGAACAAGACCGGTTCTTTGACCTGGTACGCCAGGAAAGTGTGCAGCCCGGCCGCATCGTTCCAATTTTCGCGGCCCAAGGCAAAACCTTCACGAAAGGCAAAAACGAAATCTACCCCATCCCGCAAGCCCAAATTGACCTCAGCGGCGGACAGCTTACTCAGAACCCCGGGTACTAA
- a CDS encoding glucoamylase family protein: MTTKLLVLLCLLLPGLLCAQQKPAPKKAATTKFDPRQRPRNLTDEQLLDQVQRQTFRYFWDFGHPVSGMARERSNVAYEYGNEVVTTGGTGFGIMAIIVAADRKWITREQAATRILKIVKFLEKADSFHGVFSHWLNGETGKVIRFSQKDDGGDLVETSFLFEGLICARQYFTQETKTEQELRNHILWMWEGVEWNWHTQGGQNVLYWHWSPNNGWSMNHQIHGWNECLITYVLAASSPKYAIDKKVYDQGWATGDYFRNGKEFYKTKLPLGFDYGGPLFFSHYTFLGLDPRGLKDQYADYMQQNQAHTRINYAYCVDNPKKYKGYGPNSWGLTASDSYKGYAAHSPSEDLGVISPTAALSAMPYAPAESMAALKHFYNDLGDNIWSEYGFVDGFSEHHNWYAKSHLAIDQGPIVGMIENHRTGLLWKLFMSSPDVQRGLTKLGFESPQIKK; the protein is encoded by the coding sequence ATGACTACCAAACTCCTTGTACTGCTGTGCCTGTTACTGCCAGGCTTGCTTTGCGCGCAGCAAAAGCCAGCGCCAAAAAAAGCAGCTACCACCAAGTTCGACCCGCGGCAGCGGCCCCGCAACCTAACCGACGAGCAACTCCTCGACCAAGTGCAGCGCCAGACGTTTCGCTACTTCTGGGACTTTGGGCACCCCGTATCGGGCATGGCGCGCGAGCGGAGCAACGTGGCCTACGAGTATGGCAACGAGGTAGTAACGACGGGTGGCACGGGCTTCGGCATTATGGCCATCATCGTGGCCGCGGACCGCAAGTGGATTACGCGGGAGCAGGCCGCTACGCGCATCCTGAAAATCGTGAAGTTTCTAGAAAAGGCAGATTCGTTTCATGGGGTGTTTTCGCACTGGCTGAACGGGGAAACTGGCAAGGTTATCCGGTTCAGCCAGAAGGATGATGGGGGAGACTTAGTAGAAACCTCGTTTCTGTTTGAAGGCCTGATTTGTGCCCGACAATACTTCACGCAGGAAACCAAAACCGAGCAAGAATTGCGCAACCACATTCTGTGGATGTGGGAAGGGGTGGAGTGGAACTGGCACACGCAAGGCGGCCAAAACGTGCTCTACTGGCACTGGAGCCCCAACAACGGCTGGAGCATGAACCACCAGATTCATGGTTGGAACGAGTGCCTGATTACCTACGTGCTGGCCGCGTCCTCGCCCAAATACGCCATCGACAAAAAGGTGTATGACCAAGGCTGGGCTACTGGCGACTACTTCCGCAACGGCAAGGAGTTCTACAAAACCAAGCTGCCCTTGGGCTTCGACTACGGCGGCCCGCTGTTCTTCTCGCACTACACCTTCCTCGGCCTCGACCCCCGCGGCCTAAAAGACCAGTACGCCGACTACATGCAGCAAAACCAGGCGCATACCCGCATCAATTACGCCTACTGCGTCGACAACCCCAAGAAGTACAAAGGCTACGGCCCCAACAGCTGGGGCCTTACCGCCTCCGACAGCTACAAAGGGTACGCCGCACATTCGCCTTCCGAGGACCTCGGCGTGATTTCGCCCACTGCTGCCCTTTCGGCCATGCCCTACGCGCCCGCCGAGTCGATGGCCGCCCTTAAGCACTTCTACAACGACCTCGGCGACAATATTTGGAGTGAGTACGGCTTCGTCGATGGCTTCAGTGAGCACCACAACTGGTACGCCAAGTCGCACCTCGCCATCGACCAGGGACCCATTGTGGGCATGATAGAAAACCACCGGACCGGCCTGCTCTGGAAGCTGTTCATGAGCAGCCCCGACGTGCAGCGCGGCCTCACCAAGCTCGGTTTCGAAAGCCCGCAGATCAAGAAATAG